In the Populus trichocarpa isolate Nisqually-1 chromosome 1, P.trichocarpa_v4.1, whole genome shotgun sequence genome, TGTCGAGATAAATCCTGGTATTTATGCTGAGTTTGTTAATGTGCATGGTATCGTATGTTCTATTCTCGTGTTTTGGCTTCTTTCCAAgcataatttgaaaaaaaaaaattaattaattttttaaatatttttatattattttgatgtgctgatataaaaaataattcttaaaaaataaaaatatatatattatttgatgtatttttaaataaaaagtatttcaaaaaacaaccactaccatactctcaaacaccccaAAATCCAAGCTGAATTTGTTGTGCCGGGTTGTGTTTGATTTGCAAGAAAATATAttcctaaatatatataattttttaagaatatatatatatatatatatatatatatgtgtgtgtgtgtgtgtgtgtgtgtgtgtgtgtgtgtgtgggggggggggggggggggggttatgGAGTGATGGTAACATGATTAGGATTAATGGTGTGATATATACCAACGATATACTGGTGGCAATGGTGAAGTGGTGTTAATTGTGATAAGGAAATGATTGTTACAAGGCAGCAAGATATATAATAGCAGCAATAATGATGGTGAAGGTGAGACTGGTGGCTGTTgtgataatagaaataattaatgttgTAATGGTGGTTAATTAATATTgtgataattaataaaatagtgATGTTACTGAAGGTGATGAGAGAGATCATcgtgattattaattttagttattgcGGTAATgatagttataattataatggtaattaatattgtaatagtggtggttgaaatttttgttttttttagtttaacgtgggtgttcgggccagcttgcgcgcacctcgactaatctcacgggtcctgaagttaacgaccatgtaaacctccaatggtcatcatatgagcaaccacagggctcgaacctgagatcacagagggagcaaacctcttgatgtcaagctcttaccactaggccaccacctagatggttgtgGTTGAAATTTTTGCTAGATAGTATTAGTGAATGTTACATGTTAGTAGGTGCAAGGAATGTCTGAAGGGGGCATAGTATGATAGTAAATGATTTAAGATCTGTATAGCAGATTTTGAGTTTGGATTAAAACGTATATTTTTTGTAAGAGTTTGGAATAACCGGGATTTTATTCACTCAcctgaatttataaaatatgctttttaaaaaatgggGTTTGctcgaataaaataaaaatataaggaaagaACATGATTTGCttatatgttaattttagaTAGCAATATTTTATCTTGTATTAGAGGAGGGGGAAAAAGTATAGAAAACGAGTCCCTCCTGCGAGTCACGCaaataaaaaagacagaaaTTAAAACATCGATATATAtatcaagttgaaaaaaagacaaaaacttttaatgaaaaagaactgTGATGCCGACATTGGACATGATATGTGGGGCCGAACAATATGTCTACATGTCACCATCAACATACGTATTTATCATGTACAAGCACATGAAGAAGAGGATACACCCTCTGAAATGTTTCgggaatataataataattgtgttttaaagtaatttttttaaaaaattaaattaaattaatactttttattttttaaaaattatttttgatatcgatatattaaaatgatatgaaaatattaaaaaatattaattttaaataaatattagttttaaaaatattttttaaaaatttaatatattgttgaGTTCGAgggatgataatagtaatcaaattgtttttatcttgGTAAGAAATGATGGATGATTAGCTTTTAACTAAATGAGATCCTACTATCTTACAAAACATTGTTAATTCCTACCATGCTTTCCATTTTCtagtcctttattttttttgtattattttaataatttttttaatttcattcttatacacggtttttattgaaaattgaacttaataatttattataattaatttttcaatggaTTGTAAAGgtgtaaaaaatatcttaatatttggttgatccTTGATTTGGAAACCGATTTGAttgtttgtgaaaaataaaaaatgaggagATCATAATTAACAATGAGGCAAAAAAGGatggttttctcttttttgttacTGTTCCTACAatgtttaactctttttttatcctggtatcaattttttttattttattcttaaatattagGTTGATAACGGATTgaacttgataatttttttgatttaatttctacAGGGTTATtgcaatgcaaaaaaaaatctcaatattggattgatgtttaattttgcaaaaaacaaatggtttgactattttagaaaaattaaaaatgaagagatcaaaattgataataaGGCAAAAAAGGAgggctttttatattttatcaccATTAATTATCcaactcttttaaaaaaaattgtttatgtgATTTCATATTTGACCCCTTTAGTTTTAaacttttatgttttgatataaaattttattttgtttattttttagttattgaatttgaaaaaaaaaagtgagaatcGTTGAAGAATAGTaaatgagaggaaaaacaaATCGACTGCCCAGATTTTATGAACTCGAAGAAAGGATAAAGTTGGTGTCAAagtgtttcttttaataaaaaaagtgttattgaggtgttttttttttaacttctataTTATTAGAAACTGTAGATTAGGGTTGAAGATGGGTCTTAAATCATTGACCCATGCACCCTGCccctttctatgttttttttttctttctatttttggattttcattaacatgcaatatgaaaaaaaaaaaaagaagcttaacataatattaaagttattgtctaaattttttcatggttcttgaataatattataagtttttatgggaggattaacaattatttttcaattaatgtgTATCTACAcgcaaaaataaaaggtaaaaaatttcTCATGAGTattcaatgagaataaaattactttttaaaaaaaaaattgagtaatttttatattatttatcacatttattttttatccttcaatgacatacaaattattatttatcacatttattttttatccttcaatgacatacaaattattatttatcacatttattttttatccttgcttttaagattatgatagatttttatttaataaacaatatttacaaaaaaaaaacatgttttcattcAAATAACTAAGCACTGATAAGAAAATAGAGTTTAGCTTCAAGAAATATATTTCCATtcgataattttatttgttgtcttttctaatgatatctatttttataatggtttaattaaataaaattgattctaAAAGACAAGGTTGTTAAACTTAATAAAGATCATGACTTAGATCACAGGTTAAACAGGTTAAACTAATTTGACCTTCATCAATTTAATACgatgtcactttttttttttaaaaaaaatatttattattattatttattgtcataacccaatttttgaacaaataataaaaattgaatatagtTGACAATGGGGTTCAGACAACacaaaatttgaagtttgatgaTGGAATTATTAAATTCGAGAgtcaattgatcaataattgaagaattaataagttggagactttaattaaaaatttagattagtttaattaatgaaaaggagaattaataagtttgcgaacttaattaaattttgatttaattaattaaataaattcagggatttaattgaaattaatccaaagggcaaaattaaatttattgattaagGGACCCAATTGATacatttcaaaacatcaaagaccAAACTACAATTTGTCATTTTCCATGCCACATGACGTCGTTTTGGATCCTACTGTTCATCATCTGTTTGCCAAAGACCGGTTCAACAGGGGAAAATCCAGCAGATCATGGCCACTATACCCACGATGCGGTCATGATCTCTCGCCTCCACGATGCCCACCATTTGTGGAGGCAGGGACACCAGaccttctctggctttataaaagccagagaaaggccTGGAAAAGGGGAGAGGATTTTGGAGGAGAAACCCAGAAAAACAGAGCAATCAACCCAGAAAAACAGAGCACACAAAacacaacccaaaaaaaatacagagtCAAGAACGGAAAACTGGAgccaaaacaaaagcaaaaacccCGGAGCAAAGAAATAATACAcagagagaaggagaggaaaGGAATCCAGTATACACAGAGAATTGTTCCCGCTATTGCCTTCATCTCTGCAGACGTCCCTGCATAAAGAAAACCAACACAAAACCCAGATCCCGAATTGGAAGGAGAAGCCAGCACCGTCCTCAGTTCATCATCACAAGGACTGAGAAAGcagggaaaaacaaagaaaaaaagagaggacagTGGGCATAGAAGCAAAGGAAAGCAGGAGTGAAAGCTATAAGCGGAGGAGGGCCACCGCGCTGCCACCATCCACACCGTCTCCAGAGAACAGGTAAGTcatttttctttcgtttttttgTACATTCAATTTGATTGTATCGTtgcactgtgcgaaggtaaattaattaccttcgcactgtgcaTGAAGCATGCGGGGAGCCACTCCACGCGTACTTCATCTGTCTTTGCCCAGccggtcactggcttgggccagtgacctggccgggctggctgggcccagcccagcccatgtgggctgcgctgggcccagccccaaaaaaTTATGCTGGGCCGGGCCCAgcccagttaaaaaaataaaaaaagcagaaaaataaaaaataaaaaatatgtatgtatggataaaaataatgtaaatttattggtttattcactgacgccagagtcaggaataaaatatcggtttaaatttatattatttttattcgttgtattttattttatttagatgaataaaaataatgtaaatttattggtttgttcactgacgccagagtcaggaataaaaataccggtttaaatttatattatttttattcgttgtattttattttatttagctagaaaaaataaaaaaaatatgtgcatgcgtaaaaaataaatttatttttgtttatttattcactggcactagagtcgggaataaaaaaaatattaatttaatttattttatagctacgtgatatttaccaacgccagagttggaagtattcGTAGTttaatattcactggcgccagagtcgggaatattataagcaaattatcatatcgtaaactaataaacatttagcaatttaagacgaaactagcaatgcagcctgcctcaggcaggacgtttaaggggtgatcatatcttcccttttacgtaaccagtcccgaaccatagaatctttgttgaccagttagggttcctagtgaccataataataggtggcgactccttaaacaagatcaTTCCCCATCAAAGAATAGGATGCCAGAAATCCATTCTTTCcatgatatatatttatttttaagaccgccgcgatgtcgggtgcaaTATTTATAAAGTCACATCAAGTTTTGGTAAGGTTGTTAAATCAACTAACTCAtactagattattttttagtaagTTTACTTTGAAACCTAACTTTATCCAACAACTATGTTGATGGGACACCACGTTAATTTGATAGGCttaactaagtttaataataattctataaaaatattcacGTGTGAACCATTATCtaagttaaaaaaactaaaaatgtgTAGCATATTTGTTGTACCATTATTACCATGTAGTCTCTCACATTTCATTGTTAATTggagtattttctttttttgtcatcaattttttttttctgatcattgtgtttatttttaggtgtttttcaaTTGATGTTCTCTAATCTTTATATGTCCTTGTAGGCCACACATGTgaccttttctttaaatatctcCAAGGCCTAACCTCTATTGACAtacacttgaataaaaaaaaattaatcatgtatatgattttttatttattttattaaatacatgcatgaactttttcttcataataaaaaagaatctcaATCTAAATAATGTATAGAAATTGCtcacacttttttttgtttaaaaataatttttgatccAATCTGCTATAAATTGTGAGCAAGTTAGCTAGTACAGCTAAAGCATCTTGCTCTTTCTCTTGCCGATCCAAGAAATTCTAAGCCAGAATTTGGCTAGCAACAATCCTAATTCATTTGTAACGTGTCCGCATCTCCAATCTACATTCCTTAGTCTCCTGACCCTCGCTGTATATCatcagttttctttttctttttctttttctttttcatcttcaATCTTTAgtttccaagaaaataaaatcacaatttttattttttttaaaatcaagttatAACATGAGAGGACATATACCTACATATAAGCCCACTTGGCTCACTTTATAGCCATAACTTAAAAAGGCCtataaatccaaataaaaaatatctttttttcccGGGTAAACTCTATTTCTCCTCCACCACTTGTTTCTCTTAAAAACGTCCATCCATGGCTATAGCTTCcgcttctcttctctctctcgaCTCTCATGTCTCATCCGCATCTTCTTTGCACCGTTCCCCTCACAGAGCTAGACCGTTTTCACGAAGAAAATCCTGGCTTCTTGTCCGAGCAAGGAATAAGAAAACCAACTCTTTGTCAGTCATTGATGCTAAAATAAGTACCGATGATGTTAGTGAAGAAGACATTGTCATTGTGGGTGCTGGGATTGCTGGACTTGCCACTGCAGTGTCTCTACAAAGGTTATATCATCATCCAAACTGTAGAATAACACACAAGGATGTTCTGaactaattgattttattattttagttttttttttaaaaaagaattagaaggtGAATGGTTTAAATGGCTGCTAATTGACTAGCTAATTAATTTGAGACTACTATATAGGCTCGGAGTTCGGTCATTGGTGCTTGAGCAAGCAGAATCACTAAGAACTGGTGGGACCTCACTTACCCTTTTCAAGAATGGATGGAGGGTACTGGATGCCATTGGGGTTGGAAGTGACCTTAGGAGccaatttcttgaaattcaagGGTATATCTTCCATTTCTGGTTCGAATTATACATGCTAGTTGACCATCATTACTTCTGTTGTTAATCCACAAACTGTTAGAAATTGCCTGAAGGACTCGATTGTTGCATTCTCTGTTATTTACTGATCGGTAAATTCTCCAATGTGTATTCAGTTAGATATATGTTAGTAGTAAATCGGACTTCTAATTTGGACTTGTCTAAGTTGCTGAGAAAACCATGAACTTAACCACATACATGAAAAACAACAGGCTACATTCCTTTGCAAATACCACGATGGCCGAGGACGATCCTTCAGGATACATGTTTCATAACAAAATGGGTCATTTTGGTGTTTAATTTCCTGGATGCAAACGCAAGTACATATAGTTAGGTTTGTTCTGTTATGCTTGCTATTTTGCGGAAATGGTTTTTGCACTTTGAGGCATGTAATTTATGGTCTGCCTTGAAGGGCTGGGTTTCGAGCTTGCTGTATATCCTCCCTTCTTCTACCAAAGAAGAAATAAGCCAATTCCTGGCAAGAAATTTACCCAACATTGAAAACTTCTTCCATGCCTTTGTTATTCTCTCCTGAGCTTGTTCTTAGCTCTACAGGATGGTGGTGAAGTCAGACGATGGAAGGGAACTGCGTTCCTTCACATTCAAAGATGAAGATGAGAGGTATTGGGTTTTTCAAAAGCATGGacttccccttttcttttagtCTTAAAAAGGAAgtaatttttgggttttttcatAACATTATCGCACAGCCAAGAAGTTCGAGCGGTAGAGAGGAAAATACTTCTAGAGACTCTTGCCATTAAGCTGCCATCAGCAGCAGTTCAGTTCTCTTCAGGGCTAGCAAGGatggagagaagagaaaatggGAAAATGCTTCTGGAACTTGTGGACGGCACTAGGCTACTTGCAAAGGTTAATCAATTTCAATATCTTGTTAAATTTACTGTATGCGAAGCTGAGAGCTTAGTCCTGGCCTAACTAAGACTTACTGGCCTTGTCAATTGGTCATGCTTCTTGTCTGCCTCTACATTTACAAATAATAAGAAACGAGTTGTGATTTCACCAGAATTGAAATGAGCACTGTACCGAATGATCAATTCCATTACCGTGCTTAGATGAGCGTTTCATGAACTATAATCATTTCGACATGAATGCAGGAGAAAGTtatctatagaaaataaataaacaccaGTTTACACCATATGTCAGTCTTTCTATTATCTAATCTGTGCTTACTTTATACCTTCAACAGATTGTTATTGGCTGTGATGGCATTCGGTCTCCAGTTGCAAAGTGGATGGGGTTCTCCGAGCCCAGGTATGTAGGGCACTGTGCATTCCGAGGGCTTGGATTTTATGCCAACGGGCAGCCGTTTGAACCACGAGTGAATTATGTCTACGGGAGGGGATTGCGTGCTGGATATGTTCCAGTTTCTCCTACAAAAGTGTACTGGTTTATCTGCTTCAACAGCCCATCTCCAGGTCAGTGATCCTAATCCTGGTGATCTGCTTTTAATTCATTGAAATGCTGATTCTTCACCTAAGGAAGTTGGTAAGTTGAGATAGAAACATGATTTTTAGCCCGAGAAAATAAAGCACGCTTTTGGTTAGTGCAATCAAAGTTCCTTCTACCAATGGTTCTTTTTTTCTGAACTCTTCACTGATGTCATTTAGATGATGTGTTCATGGGGTTTCTGGTTCTACATATCACTTTAAGAACAGCATAATGCATATCCATGAAACGTAGCTTCATTTCGTATATGATTTGACATTTTTCAACAATACTTAGGTCCAAAGACAATCGACCCATCTGTGTTGAAGAAACAGGCTAAAGAACTAGTCAAGAACTGGCCATCTGAGCTGCTAAACTTAATAGATCTAACCCCAGATGAAACAATCAGTAAAACTCCTCTGGTGGATCGTTGGTTGTGGCCAGCCATAAGCCCTCCCCCATCAACCGGAACGACTGTGTTGGTTGGAGATGCTTGGCACCCAATGACTCCTAATCTGGGGCAAGGTGCTTGTTGTGCATTGGAGGATGCAGTAGTTCTAGCAAGAAAACTTGCAAATGCAATCAACTCTGGACCCACATCTGTAGAGGATGCTATGCAGTCATATGGAATCGAAAGATGGCCTCGTGTCTTTCCTTTAACCGTACGAGCCAATCTTGTGGGGTCACTTTTGCAGTGGGAGAACCCGGTTGTCTGTTCTTTTCGGAACAATGTAGTCATACCTAAGCTAGTTAGGCTTGGTCCAATTTTGGAACACACAAACTTTGAATGTGAACCTTCGCTAAAAAGACAAACTTCTGAAGTCCCAAAGCAACAATGATACAATAAAGAACAACAGGGAGGATTCGCCATCATAGCTGCCAGCAAAATCTCTCTCTCCATTGTATAGAGACCCTTATACACTTCATTTTACAGATGAATTGTCACTTTGAGTTCATAATGTTTACAGCATTTAGTGCCATCCTAATATATAGCTATGCAAAGAATTTTCTTGtgtatttttcccttttttatctGGTAAGTTAGTAAGGCAATGGTGTTTGCCCATCTTATGTCTAGCTCCCTCATTTTCGAGAAGAACTCCTCGCAAGTTTGAAGGACAAATGACTTCGAATAGGAAAAGTAAGTGTTTGGTAGCACAGATGCCTATGTAACAAGTTACACGAGTAAAAGTTAAATCACCCCTTCTACAGAAAATTTAATGGCAGAAATTATCCGATGAGGACAGTTTAGGCATTTTGAAGGATCTGATGGTTATCATTACAAAATGACATCTCCAAGTCTCAATTAGATTTGAtgaaaaggatttaaaaaaaaaattaattttttttaattttttctttactttaaattaattatttttaattttcagtttattttaatatattaatattaaaaatattttttaaaaaaataaaaaaaatattattttaatatatttttaaataaaaaatattttaaaaaataattatcacatCGTCGTATACACAAAAAAAGAACACCCaggctccgtttgtttgcaggaaagttgtttcattttggaaagtgaattccggggaaagtgaattcctggaaagtgaattccgggaaagtaaattctgatatttggtagtgttatggaaaatgaattggaaaacactttccagtgtttggttatgttatgtaaaagaaactgaaaaataatttattaatgaattaatttttttttcaagtttatctaatatatataaaatatttaatataaaaatttaatcacttacaataaaagaatgaaatctaaaaagtataatgatgaattttttttattataatatatattcatacatagattattttataaaatataactatatatgtcatatcatatgatatagaaataagcttgtgaaatattttttaagtaaaacctattactatatttttttcaattttaaaagcttaaaataagttttttttttcatatgaagaaagccaaattagtttatggtaagagttatatatttggggttttgttttttggtatgaagttttttaaaaaagataaatagattcaaaaaagattttgatgggttttttggataaatattttttttacgagTAAAGGCAAgtatccctttaatatatatcgaataagcatcaagaaataaatataaatatctaacatcaaacaaaatcatgcataaatattaagtttcgatgtcatatacatacatattagttcaaattacaaacataaaTATGCTAGACTgaattaaacaagtaaacatactTGCCAAATAACAAACATAATCTGAACCCAAATTTTAAACATATCAAATCATCTTAGCAAGCAGGCCTGTAGTAGTGTTGGTTCACAAAATTCTGAACCcaaattttcctcaaattaGCATTTTTTGCCATAAATGCTTTTGCCAACATTTCATTTTGGACCAAATGATCAAATGCCTCCCCAAGAGTGATCTCATCAaagccttcaattttcatcactTCCGCATACAACgcattaacatcaagttgatttttgctgAGGCTTTGAATTGCAAGTGCTACATCTCCAATCTGTTTAGACAActtttcaacaccatcatcttcatACATGCAATTTCTCTTCCTATGTTGCCTCTTTTGCGTACTAGAGGAAGATGTCTCTTTTCCCTTAGAAGTTTCTTCATATtccccttcattttcaattgaaattgattgaTCTTGAGTGTTCTCTTCCAAGTTGACATCAACATATGATTTGGCATAATTCCCGGTTGCCATGTCTTTTCCAACAACAATTGTCATTATCTCATAcatatcaagttttttgttGAGATACTTGTCATGATTGGGATGTGCCTGTTCATAAAGTATAGAATATGCAATTTTTTAGTTCA is a window encoding:
- the LOC18094570 gene encoding monooxygenase 2; the protein is MAIASASLLSLDSHVSSASSLHRSPHRARPFSRRKSWLLVRARNKKTNSLSVIDAKISTDDVSEEDIVIVGAGIAGLATAVSLQRLGVRSLVLEQAESLRTGGTSLTLFKNGWRVLDAIGVGSDLRSQFLEIQGMVVKSDDGRELRSFTFKDEDESQEVRAVERKILLETLAIKLPSAAVQFSSGLARMERRENGKMLLELVDGTRLLAKIVIGCDGIRSPVAKWMGFSEPRYVGHCAFRGLGFYANGQPFEPRVNYVYGRGLRAGYVPVSPTKVYWFICFNSPSPGPKTIDPSVLKKQAKELVKNWPSELLNLIDLTPDETISKTPLVDRWLWPAISPPPSTGTTVLVGDAWHPMTPNLGQGACCALEDAVVLARKLANAINSGPTSVEDAMQSYGIERWPRVFPLTVRANLVGSLLQWENPVVCSFRNNVVIPKLVRLGPILEHTNFECEPSLKRQTSEVPKQQ